One segment of Polaribacter huanghezhanensis DNA contains the following:
- the hemL gene encoding glutamate-1-semialdehyde 2,1-aminomutase yields MKFEKSQKLYEKGLVHLVGAVNSPVRAFSSVGGNPLFIKKAKGTKITDVDGNEYVDLVLSYGPMILGHRHKKVQKAISKALKKGYSFGASTKNEIKLAKIVCDAFPGMDKVRFVNSGTEAVLSGIRLARAFTGKDKIIKFSGCYHGHQDALLVAAGSGLATLSLPGSKGVPEGAVKNTLIAGFNNLESVKKHFENDDNIAGVIIEPIAGNMGVVIPQDNFLVELKAYLETKGALLIADEVMTGFRSKFGGAQEILGVEADITCLGKVIGGGFPVGAYGARNEIMQEVAPLGGMYQAGTLSGNPIAMASGIATLKELKKQNPYAEFEEFSSILEVILLETAKKYDVDLVVNRFGSMVNPFFRKGEVTNFEEAQESDTKKFAVFFWEMIKNGVFLPPSQFESWFLSSALTKKDLEKITKAIDLAMRKVADSF; encoded by the coding sequence ATGAAATTCGAAAAATCACAAAAACTATACGAAAAAGGATTGGTACATCTTGTAGGAGCAGTAAATTCTCCTGTAAGAGCATTTTCTTCTGTTGGAGGAAACCCATTGTTTATCAAAAAAGCTAAAGGAACTAAAATTACCGATGTTGATGGAAATGAATATGTAGATTTAGTATTGTCTTATGGACCAATGATTTTAGGGCATCGTCATAAAAAAGTACAAAAAGCAATTAGCAAAGCGTTAAAAAAAGGGTATTCTTTTGGAGCATCAACCAAAAATGAAATCAAACTTGCAAAAATTGTTTGTGATGCTTTTCCAGGAATGGACAAAGTACGTTTTGTAAACTCAGGAACAGAAGCTGTATTAAGCGGAATCCGTTTGGCAAGAGCATTTACAGGAAAAGATAAAATCATCAAATTTTCGGGTTGTTATCACGGACATCAAGATGCGTTATTAGTTGCAGCAGGATCAGGATTGGCAACGTTAAGTTTGCCGGGTTCTAAAGGAGTTCCGGAAGGAGCAGTAAAAAATACTTTAATTGCAGGATTTAATAATTTAGAAAGTGTAAAAAAGCACTTTGAAAATGATGATAATATTGCTGGTGTAATTATTGAGCCAATTGCAGGTAATATGGGAGTTGTAATTCCGCAAGATAATTTCTTGGTAGAATTAAAAGCGTATTTAGAAACAAAAGGAGCTTTGTTAATTGCTGATGAAGTAATGACAGGCTTCCGTTCTAAATTTGGTGGAGCGCAAGAGATTTTGGGAGTTGAAGCAGATATTACGTGTTTAGGGAAAGTAATCGGAGGAGGTTTTCCTGTGGGAGCATACGGAGCCAGAAACGAAATCATGCAAGAAGTTGCACCTTTGGGCGGAATGTATCAAGCTGGAACTTTGAGTGGAAATCCGATTGCTATGGCAAGCGGAATAGCTACGTTAAAAGAATTAAAGAAACAAAATCCATATGCTGAATTTGAAGAGTTTTCGAGTATTCTAGAAGTAATTTTATTAGAAACTGCGAAAAAATACGATGTAGATCTAGTTGTAAATAGATTTGGATCAATGGTAAACCCATTTTTTAGAAAAGGAGAAGTTACCAATTTCGAAGAAGCTCAAGAATCTGATACAAAGAAGTTTGCAGTTTTCTTTTGGGAAATGATTAAAAATGGAGTGTTTTTGCCGCCATCGCAATTTGAATCTTGGTTTTTATCATCAGCATTAACAAAAAAAGATTTAGAAAAAATAACAAAAGCTATTGATTTGGCAATGAGAAAAGTAGCTGATAGCTTTTAG
- a CDS encoding helix-turn-helix transcriptional regulator: MTKNNAESTFKEISIENLFFLLHFDNESKKTQRFERDIDNSFIQLHFCIKGNAKFLFNNGSYTLDVLNQHCILLYNPQQKLPINLEIDPNTSLVSLLISIEKFHSLFSKEANHIPFLSDENINRKYYNDDIIKPSVLIVLQQIINSNVNSSIKELFIKGKIYELLSLHFQQEDTANADFCPFLVDEQNVLKIRKAKDIIISRMAEPPSLQELSNEIGLSLKKLKEGFKQIYGDTVYAFLLDYKMEHARRLLERNQHNVNEVGSKIGYSTSSHFIAAFKKKFGTTPKKYVNSL; encoded by the coding sequence ATGACAAAAAACAACGCAGAAAGTACTTTCAAAGAAATCAGTATTGAGAATTTATTTTTCTTATTGCACTTTGACAACGAAAGCAAAAAAACACAACGATTTGAAAGAGACATAGATAACTCTTTTATTCAGTTGCATTTTTGTATTAAAGGAAACGCTAAGTTTTTATTTAATAACGGAAGTTACACACTTGATGTTTTAAATCAGCATTGTATTTTACTGTACAATCCACAACAAAAATTACCAATTAATTTAGAAATTGACCCGAATACTTCTTTGGTTTCTTTGTTGATTTCTATAGAAAAATTTCATTCGTTGTTTTCTAAAGAGGCAAATCACATTCCTTTTTTAAGCGATGAAAACATCAATAGAAAATATTACAACGACGATATTATCAAGCCTTCGGTGTTAATTGTTTTGCAACAAATCATCAATTCTAATGTAAATAGTTCAATAAAAGAATTGTTTATCAAAGGGAAAATTTACGAATTATTGAGTTTGCATTTTCAGCAAGAAGATACAGCAAATGCCGATTTTTGTCCTTTTTTGGTTGACGAACAGAATGTTTTAAAAATCAGGAAAGCAAAAGATATTATCATTTCTAGAATGGCAGAACCGCCAAGTTTACAAGAATTATCTAACGAAATTGGCTTGTCATTAAAAAAATTAAAAGAAGGTTTTAAACAAATTTATGGCGACACCGTTTATGCTTTTTTATTAGATTATAAAATGGAACACGCCAGGAGATTATTAGAACGCAATCAACACAATGTAAATGAAGTTGGTTCTAAAATCGGCTACAGCACCTCAAGTCATTTTATTGCTGCTTTTAAAAAGAAATTTGGAACCACTCCAAAAAAATATGTGAATTCCTTGTAA
- the hemC gene encoding hydroxymethylbilane synthase: MQKIIRIGTRDSELALWQAKTVQQQLEYLGHKTEIVAVKSTGDLVLDKPLYELGITGIFTKNLDIALMNDEIDIAVHSLKDVPTILPKSIVQAAVLKRGNSNDMLVFKDNEEFLTQENAIIATGSLRRKAQWLHRHPTHQVVGLRGNIQTRLEKLKNNDWNAAIFAAAGLERLKLKPDGAFSLDWMIPAPAQGVVTISALAESTGVLEICKELNDEETAMLAKVERDFLNILEGGCTAPIGALAFIKEDEVYFKGVLLNADGTKRIDVTSKEKIGRHNYIAKECADFVLNRGGKKIMDSLKGNKVKEFAVYSTKKLSEIQKRLLPETVAIDDSDFIKIRFNRIAPKVIKNDIENVIITSKNGVESLLNSFVKQELNFKNIYCVGRRTKKLIEQKIGKVTHSEKNAEKLAEYLSKNIKGQEVTYFCSDLRLDTLPEVLTKSEITVNEVEAYKTMFSPVNVREQFSGVLFYSPSTVESYLQDNQPNKIAFCIGESTAKEARKHFENVQVANLPTVESVLELVNLHYVKE, encoded by the coding sequence ATGCAGAAGATCATTAGAATTGGTACAAGAGACAGTGAACTAGCACTTTGGCAAGCGAAAACAGTTCAACAACAATTAGAATATTTAGGACACAAAACAGAGATCGTTGCCGTAAAATCAACAGGAGATTTAGTCTTAGATAAACCTTTGTACGAATTAGGAATTACAGGAATATTTACGAAGAATTTAGATATTGCTTTAATGAATGATGAAATTGATATTGCAGTTCATTCTTTAAAAGATGTGCCAACAATATTACCAAAAAGTATTGTTCAAGCTGCAGTTTTAAAAAGAGGAAACTCTAATGATATGCTTGTTTTTAAAGACAACGAGGAGTTTTTAACGCAAGAAAACGCCATTATTGCTACTGGAAGTTTAAGAAGAAAAGCACAGTGGTTGCATCGTCATCCAACACATCAAGTTGTTGGTTTAAGAGGTAACATACAAACCAGATTAGAGAAATTAAAAAACAACGATTGGAATGCCGCAATTTTTGCAGCTGCCGGATTGGAAAGATTAAAGCTAAAACCAGATGGCGCTTTTAGTTTGGACTGGATGATTCCTGCTCCAGCGCAAGGAGTTGTAACTATTTCTGCATTGGCGGAATCTACGGGTGTTTTAGAAATATGTAAAGAATTAAATGATGAAGAAACAGCAATGCTTGCAAAAGTAGAGCGCGATTTCTTAAATATTTTAGAAGGTGGTTGTACCGCGCCAATTGGTGCCTTAGCTTTTATAAAAGAAGACGAAGTGTATTTTAAAGGTGTTTTATTAAATGCTGATGGAACCAAAAGAATAGATGTTACTTCTAAAGAGAAAATTGGGAGACATAATTACATCGCCAAAGAATGTGCAGATTTTGTACTGAATAGAGGCGGAAAAAAAATAATGGATTCGCTAAAAGGAAATAAAGTAAAAGAATTTGCAGTGTATTCTACAAAGAAACTTTCTGAAATTCAAAAACGATTATTGCCAGAAACTGTTGCAATTGATGACAGTGATTTTATAAAAATTCGTTTTAATAGGATTGCACCAAAAGTGATCAAAAATGACATTGAAAATGTGATCATAACAAGTAAAAACGGTGTAGAATCGTTGTTGAATAGTTTTGTGAAACAGGAATTAAATTTCAAAAATATTTACTGTGTTGGTAGAAGAACAAAGAAGTTAATCGAGCAGAAAATAGGAAAAGTAACGCATTCAGAAAAGAATGCAGAGAAGTTAGCTGAATATCTTTCAAAGAATATTAAAGGACAAGAAGTAACGTATTTTTGTAGCGATTTACGTTTAGATACCTTGCCAGAAGTGTTGACAAAAAGCGAAATTACAGTAAACGAAGTAGAAGCATATAAAACCATGTTTAGTCCAGTAAATGTGAGAGAACAATTTTCTGGAGTGCTATTTTACAGTCCATCTACCGTTGAAAGTTATTTGCAAGATAATCAACCAAATAAAATTGCTTTTTGTATCGGAGAAAGTACCGCGAAAGAAGCAAGAAAACATTTCGAAAATGTACAAGTTGCCAATTTACCAACTGTAGAAAGTGTGTTGGAATTGGTGAATTTACATTATGTGAAAGAATAA
- the hemA gene encoding glutamyl-tRNA reductase: MTTKNHQVSLYNIGVSYKKAEADVRGKFSLTKDAQVKVLKEAKESGVDGIFVLSTCNRTEITGFAEHPFQLINLLCKYSKGTVEEFAAVSNVYKNQEAISHLFRMGTGLDSQILGDYEIVGQLRNSFKQAKKQKTTNAYFERLLNQVMQASKRVKNETRLSSGTTSVSYAAVQYIIANLSNYNHKNMLVFGLGKMGKHTCKNLAEYTENKSVCLINRTEEKATEFVKEHQSIRKATIENLTSEVKKSDVLIVSTGADVPTITLAHIPTDKEILILDLSMPANVAVEVKNLPNVTLVNVDELSKITDKTLAIRQQEIPFAESIIETHKNEFNEWLNHRRFTPAINALKQSLETIQQDEIAFHKKKLKNFDEEQAEAITSRFIQKITTQFVKHLKDDETSIPQSIDVVSKMFGTELEKLHAEDH, translated from the coding sequence ATGACAACCAAAAATCATCAAGTAAGTTTATACAATATCGGAGTAAGCTATAAAAAAGCAGAAGCCGATGTTAGAGGTAAATTTTCGTTAACCAAAGATGCTCAAGTTAAAGTCTTAAAAGAGGCAAAAGAAAGCGGAGTTGATGGTATTTTTGTATTATCAACCTGTAATAGAACAGAAATTACTGGTTTTGCAGAACATCCTTTTCAATTAATTAATTTATTGTGTAAATATTCTAAAGGAACGGTAGAAGAATTTGCTGCTGTTTCTAATGTGTATAAAAACCAAGAAGCTATTTCGCATTTGTTTAGAATGGGAACGGGTTTAGATAGTCAGATTTTAGGAGATTACGAAATTGTAGGTCAATTAAGAAACTCTTTTAAGCAAGCGAAAAAGCAGAAAACAACCAATGCTTATTTCGAAAGACTTTTAAATCAGGTGATGCAAGCAAGCAAACGTGTTAAAAACGAAACGCGTTTAAGTTCAGGTACAACATCAGTTTCGTACGCGGCAGTTCAATATATTATCGCCAATTTATCAAATTATAATCACAAGAACATGTTGGTTTTTGGTTTGGGTAAAATGGGAAAACATACCTGTAAAAATTTAGCGGAATACACAGAAAATAAATCGGTTTGCTTGATCAATAGAACTGAAGAAAAAGCAACAGAGTTTGTTAAAGAACATCAATCAATTAGAAAAGCAACGATAGAAAATTTAACTTCTGAAGTAAAAAAATCAGATGTTTTAATTGTTTCTACTGGTGCTGATGTTCCAACAATTACTTTAGCCCATATTCCTACGGATAAAGAAATTCTAATTTTAGATTTATCAATGCCCGCAAATGTTGCTGTTGAGGTGAAGAACTTGCCAAATGTAACGCTTGTAAATGTTGATGAATTGTCAAAAATTACAGATAAAACCTTAGCAATTCGTCAACAAGAAATTCCTTTTGCAGAGTCAATTATAGAAACGCATAAAAATGAGTTTAATGAATGGTTAAATCATCGTAGATTTACACCAGCAATTAATGCGTTGAAACAATCGTTAGAAACGATTCAGCAAGATGAAATTGCTTTTCATAAAAAGAAGTTGAAAAATTTTGATGAAGAACAAGCAGAAGCTATAACATCAAGGTTTATTCAAAAAATAACAACACAGTTTGTAAAACATTTAAAAGACGACGAAACGTCAATTCCGCAAAGTATTGATGTGGTTAGTAAAATGTTTGGAACTGAATTAGAAAAACTACATGCAGAAGATCATTAG
- the hemE gene encoding uroporphyrinogen decarboxylase, with protein MMRQAGRFLPEFREIRDKYDFFTRCRTPELASEITVQPIRRFGMDAAILFSDILVIPQAMNIEVEMKPNFGPYLPNPIRDQKGVDAVIIPDVHQELGYVMEAIKATKEKLNDEIPLIGFAGSPWTILCYCVQGQGSKNFDKAKEFCFTNPIAAHQLLQKITDTTIAYLKAKVAAGVDAVQVFDSWGGMLSPVDYQEFSWQYIQQIIDALKEEAPVIAFGKGCWFALNEMSKSGASALGVDWTCSPRNARYLSGGNITLQGNFDPTRLFSPPAEIKKMVHQMINEFGKDKYIVNLGHGILPNIPLENAKAFIDAVKEYKVN; from the coding sequence ATGATGCGTCAAGCAGGAAGATTCTTGCCTGAGTTTAGAGAAATTAGAGACAAATATGATTTCTTTACGCGTTGTAGAACTCCAGAATTGGCGTCAGAAATTACGGTGCAACCCATTCGTAGATTTGGAATGGATGCTGCAATTTTGTTTTCTGATATTTTGGTGATTCCACAAGCAATGAATATTGAAGTGGAAATGAAACCCAATTTCGGCCCGTATTTGCCAAATCCAATTAGAGATCAAAAAGGTGTTGATGCTGTAATTATTCCTGATGTTCATCAAGAATTAGGATACGTAATGGAAGCAATAAAAGCAACCAAAGAAAAGCTAAATGATGAAATTCCATTAATTGGTTTCGCAGGTTCTCCTTGGACCATTTTATGTTACTGTGTACAAGGTCAAGGTTCTAAAAACTTTGACAAAGCAAAAGAATTTTGTTTTACAAATCCGATTGCTGCACATCAATTATTACAAAAAATTACAGATACCACAATTGCATATTTAAAAGCAAAAGTTGCAGCTGGTGTTGATGCTGTTCAGGTTTTCGATTCATGGGGGGGAATGTTATCTCCTGTAGATTATCAAGAATTTTCTTGGCAATACATTCAGCAAATTATTGATGCTTTAAAAGAGGAGGCGCCAGTAATTGCTTTCGGAAAAGGGTGTTGGTTTGCACTTAATGAAATGTCAAAATCTGGTGCTTCTGCATTAGGAGTAGATTGGACCTGCTCTCCAAGAAATGCACGTTATTTATCTGGTGGAAATATCACTTTACAAGGAAATTTTGATCCAACAAGATTGTTTTCTCCGCCGGCGGAAATCAAGAAAATGGTGCATCAAATGATCAATGAATTTGGAAAAGACAAGTACATCGTTAATTTAGGTCACGGTATTTTACCAAATATTCCGTTAGAAAATGCAAAAGCATTTATTGATGCTGTAAAAGAATATAAAGTAAATTAA
- the hemB gene encoding porphobilinogen synthase yields MFRTRRLRKSEAIRRLVRETKLSVDDFIYPLFIEEGESIETEIVSMPGIKRFSLDRISKELGEVVSLNIPAVLLFGIPSKKDDEGTETWNDNGIMQQAIRFIKKKYPSLYVITDVCFCEYTSHGHCGIIHDNDVDNDATLVNIAKQVISHAKAGVDMVAPSGMMDGTIDMVRQSLDNSGFVNLPIMAYAVKYASAFYGPFRDAADSAPTFGDRKTYQMDPANRDEAMREATFDDQEGADILMVKPALSYLDIIRDLKNNFDRPIACYNVSGEYAMIKAAAEKGWIDGEKVMMESLLSMKRAGADIIITYFAKEAAKVLLKKR; encoded by the coding sequence ATGTTCAGAACAAGAAGACTTAGAAAATCAGAAGCAATCCGCAGATTGGTTAGAGAAACCAAATTGTCTGTGGATGATTTTATCTATCCACTTTTTATTGAAGAAGGAGAAAGTATAGAAACAGAAATTGTTTCGATGCCCGGAATCAAACGTTTTTCTTTGGATAGAATCTCTAAAGAATTAGGTGAAGTTGTTTCTTTAAATATTCCTGCAGTTTTGTTATTTGGAATTCCGTCTAAGAAAGATGATGAAGGAACAGAAACTTGGAATGATAACGGAATTATGCAACAAGCAATTCGTTTTATCAAAAAGAAGTATCCGAGTTTATATGTCATTACTGATGTGTGTTTTTGCGAATACACGTCTCACGGACATTGCGGAATTATCCATGACAATGATGTAGATAATGATGCAACTTTGGTGAATATTGCAAAGCAAGTAATTTCGCATGCAAAAGCTGGAGTTGATATGGTTGCGCCATCAGGAATGATGGATGGAACAATTGATATGGTGCGTCAGTCTTTAGATAATTCGGGTTTTGTGAATTTGCCAATTATGGCATATGCTGTAAAATATGCATCTGCTTTTTATGGTCCTTTTAGAGATGCGGCAGATTCTGCTCCAACTTTTGGAGATAGAAAAACCTATCAAATGGATCCTGCAAACAGAGATGAAGCAATGCGGGAGGCAACTTTTGATGATCAAGAAGGAGCAGATATTTTAATGGTAAAGCCAGCACTGTCTTATTTAGATATCATTAGAGATTTAAAAAATAATTTCGACCGACCAATTGCATGTTATAATGTAAGTGGCGAATATGCAATGATAAAAGCAGCGGCAGAAAAAGGTTGGATTGATGGCGAAAAAGTAATGATGGAAAGTTTATTGTCCATGAAAAGAGCAGGAGCAGATATTATCATTACCTATTTTGCGAAAGAAGCAGCAAAGGTTTTGTTGAAAAAAAGATAG